One genomic segment of Equus quagga isolate Etosha38 chromosome 20, UCLA_HA_Equagga_1.0, whole genome shotgun sequence includes these proteins:
- the WARS1 gene encoding tryptophan--tRNA ligase, cytoplasmic, translating to MASAMELTSEIVAQEELVKALRARKVSKEEIDSAMQKLSLLKTSYKAATGEDYKADCSPENPAPGNERGLDATEAGEDFVDPWMVQTSSAKGVDYDKLIVRFGSSKIDQELINRIERAIGQKPHRFLRRGIFFSHRDMNQVLDAYENKKPFYLYTGRGPSSEAMHLGHLIPFIFTKWLQDVFNVPLVIQMTDDEKYLWKDLTLDQAYGYAVENAKDIIACGFDIKKTFIFSDLEYMGSSSDFYRNVVKIQKHVTFNQVKGIFGFTDSDSIGKISFPAIQAAPSFSNSFPQIFRDRADIQCLIPCAIDQDPYFRMTRDVAPRIGYPKPALLHSTFFPALQGAQTKMSASDPNSSIFLTDSAKQIKNKVNKHAFSGGRDTVEEHRQFGGNCDVDVSFMYLTFFLEDDDRLEQIRKDYTSGALLTGDLKKILIEVLQPLVAEHQARRQEVTDEVVKEFMSPRKLFYDFQ from the exons ATGGCCTCTGCGATGGAACTGACCAGTGAAATAGTTGCTCAAGAAGAGCTGGTAAAGGCCCTCAGAGCCAGAAAGGTGTCCAAG GAGGAAATTGATTCTGCAATGCAGAAGTTGTCGTTGTTGAAAACAAGTTACAAAGCTGCCACAGGGGAGGATTACAAGGCCGACTGCTCTCCAGAGAACCCAGCACCTGGGAATGAGAGGGGCCTGGATGCCACCGAGGCTGGAGAGGACTTTGTGGACCCGTGGATGGTGCAGACAAGCAGTGCAAAAGGCGTTGACTACGACAAGCTCATTG ttCGGTTCGGAAGCAGTAAAATTGACCAAGAGCTGATAAACCGCATCGAGAGAGCCATTGGCCAGAAGCCGCACCGCTTCCTGCGCAGAGGCATCTTCTTCTCCCACAG aGATATGAATCAAGTTCTTGATGCCTACGAAAACAAAAAGCCGTTTTATCTGTACACGGGCAGGGGCCCCTCTTCTGAAGCAATGCATCTAGGCCACCTCATCCCCTTTATTTTTACCAA GTGGCTGCAGGATGTGTTCAACGTGCCCTTGGTCATCCAGATGACGGATGATGAGAAGTACCTGTGGAAGGACTTGACCCTGGACCAGGCCTATGGCTATGCCGTGGAGAACGCCAAGGACATCATCGCCTGCGGCTTTGACATCAAGAAGACTTTCATCTTCTCTGACCTTGAGTACATGGG GTCAAGTTCAGACTTCTACAGGAACGTGGTGAAGATTCAGAAGCACGTTACCTTCAACCAAGTGAAAGGCATCTTCGGTTTCACCGACAGTGACTCCATCG GGAAGATCAGCTTTCCTGCCATCCAGGCGGCGCCCTCCTTCAGCAACTCCTTCCCCCAGATCTTCCGGGACAGGGCGGACATCCAGTGCCTCATCCCGTGCGCCATTGACCAG GATCCTTACTTCAGGATGACGAGAGACGTCGCCCCCAGGATCGGCTACCCCAAACCAGCCCTGCTGCACTCGACCTTCTTCCCCGCCCTGCAGGGCGCCCAGACCAAGATGAGCGCCAGCGACCCCAACTCGTCCATCTTCCTCACGGACTCGGCCAAGCAGATTAAAAACAAG GTCAACAAGCACGCCTTTTCTGGAGGCAGAGACACTGTCGAGGAGCACAGGCAGTTTGGGGGCAACTGCGACGTGGATGTGTCCTTCATGTACCTGACCTTTTTCCTCGAGGACGACGACAGGCTCGAGCAGATCAGAAAG GATTACACCAGTGGAGCCCTGCTCACCGGCGACCTCAAGAAGATCCTCATCGAGGTTCTGCAGCCCTTGGTCGCCGAGCACCAGGCCCGGCGCCAGGAGGTCACGGACGAGGTCGTGAAGGAGTTCATGAGTCCCCGGAAGCTGTTCTATGACTTTCAGTAA